The following coding sequences are from one Paenibacillus tundrae window:
- a CDS encoding flavodoxin family protein, producing the protein MKMLIHDLPEQQLSQIYNPTDALELDVVTNNGSIRKCVGCFGCWTRTPGVCIIRDEYQHMGERLSKIDELIIVSECMYGSYSPFVLNVLNRSISYVLPYFVTKNGETHHKQRYKNRFALSVHFYGEDIMENEKETAKKLVAANSLNWASANKSVFFHTHAQDVRGMLQ; encoded by the coding sequence ATGAAAATGCTAATTCATGATTTGCCTGAACAGCAGTTGAGTCAGATATATAATCCTACAGATGCTTTGGAACTGGACGTTGTCACCAACAATGGCTCCATTCGCAAATGTGTTGGCTGTTTCGGATGCTGGACCAGAACGCCTGGCGTATGTATTATAAGGGATGAATATCAGCACATGGGAGAACGTCTCTCCAAAATTGATGAGCTGATCATTGTCAGCGAGTGCATGTATGGAAGCTATAGCCCTTTTGTGCTTAATGTACTTAACAGAAGTATCTCTTACGTGTTGCCTTATTTCGTTACGAAGAATGGGGAAACTCACCATAAGCAACGATACAAAAATCGCTTCGCCTTGTCTGTCCATTTTTATGGCGAAGACATTATGGAAAATGAGAAGGAAACTGCGAAGAAGCTTGTTGCTGCCAATAGTCTTAACTGGGCTTCTGCCAATAAAAGTGTGTTCTTTCACACACATGCCCAAGATGTGAGGGGGATGCTTCAATGA
- a CDS encoding TetR/AcrR family transcriptional regulator translates to MKEKPYHHGNLRGQLIEAGIRLINEDGLKSFSLRRVAAKCNVSHTAPYSHFENVDELLAAMGEHVTAQFMDKLHTSIDGQEDSREAVSLLGQAYIDFFVDHPPYFQFLFYHSKISINLDNYDQDDYPPFVLFRMIAYRMFRSVGLPEEQCPQQLIALWAMVHGIASLLTNNGVRFSGNWRDYITIQTPFQEGK, encoded by the coding sequence ATGAAGGAAAAGCCGTATCACCATGGCAATCTGCGAGGTCAACTGATTGAAGCAGGTATTCGACTGATTAACGAGGATGGTTTAAAGAGCTTCTCGCTGCGTCGGGTTGCTGCAAAATGCAACGTTAGTCACACCGCACCCTATAGTCATTTTGAAAATGTGGATGAACTACTTGCTGCTATGGGGGAGCATGTGACAGCACAATTTATGGATAAGCTTCATACTTCCATTGATGGACAGGAGGACAGCCGCGAAGCCGTATCCTTGCTGGGTCAGGCCTACATTGATTTTTTTGTGGATCATCCGCCTTATTTTCAGTTCTTGTTCTATCATTCTAAAATCTCAATTAATCTGGATAACTATGACCAAGATGATTATCCGCCGTTTGTACTGTTTCGCATGATTGCATATCGTATGTTTCGTTCCGTCGGCCTTCCCGAGGAGCAATGTCCACAACAGTTAATTGCATTGTGGGCGATGGTGCACGGTATAGCTTCGCTGCTCACTAACAATGGTGTTCGTTTCTCTGGAAATTGGCGTGATTATATCACGATCCAAACCCCATTTCAGGAGGGAAAATAA
- a CDS encoding SDR family NAD(P)-dependent oxidoreductase yields MKSYLVFGASKGLGDAFVRGVPQEGDKVWVVSRSKPESLKLNDGVERIWVQADLANQNAATIVTDQLKNERLDVLIYNVGIWEKEGFEDHYSFDRDEPADISQLIHVNITSTIVCIQALLPHLRQSSGGKIILIGSTAGLNNANNTQVSFVASKFAIRGITEALREHTRQDGIAVTCINPGELAAEIPYEQGAQRALEEYNGTRIPLQDMVSIVKCIVSLSNAACVKEINVPALTDTNT; encoded by the coding sequence ATGAAAAGTTACCTTGTATTTGGTGCAAGTAAGGGATTAGGAGATGCCTTTGTTAGAGGTGTACCTCAGGAGGGTGACAAGGTCTGGGTTGTATCCAGAAGTAAACCCGAGAGTCTGAAGTTGAATGATGGTGTAGAGCGAATATGGGTTCAGGCCGATCTTGCTAATCAAAATGCGGCTACCATTGTTACGGATCAGCTAAAAAACGAAAGACTAGATGTTCTCATCTACAATGTGGGAATCTGGGAAAAGGAAGGCTTCGAGGATCACTATTCGTTCGACCGAGATGAGCCTGCGGATATTAGTCAGCTGATCCATGTGAATATCACCTCAACGATTGTATGTATTCAGGCTTTATTGCCGCATCTGCGACAATCTTCAGGAGGAAAGATCATCCTCATCGGTTCAACAGCGGGACTTAACAATGCCAATAATACACAGGTTTCTTTTGTCGCTTCCAAATTTGCTATTCGTGGAATTACAGAAGCACTGCGAGAACATACCAGACAGGATGGCATCGCTGTTACGTGTATTAACCCTGGGGAGCTTGCAGCCGAGATTCCTTATGAGCAAGGAGCCCAGCGAGCACTTGAGGAATATAACGGAACACGCATCCCGCTTCAGGACATGGTCTCCATTGTGAAGTGTATCGTTAGCCTATCCAACGCTGCCTGTGTGAAAGAGATTAACGTTCCTGCGCTAACAGATACCAACACCTAG
- a CDS encoding glycoside hydrolase family 5 protein — translation MLMKMKKLGIHSLALVLLASVVFSGWGSKASAATPITSDFRSLPASQIVYEMGAGWNLGNSLEASVNGTPSETAWNNPTVTPELIKKVKAAGFNTIRIPVSYLSHIGSAPNYTINATWLNRVKTVVDYAYNEGLYVVINIHGDGFNSVQGGWLLVNGSNQTQIKEKYQRVWQQIANKFINYDERLVLESMNETFDGTYGNPNPAYYANLNAYNQIFVDTVRKTGGNNSARWLLIPGWNTNIDYTVGNYGFVLPTDTFRSSTIPSSEKRIMISAHYYSPWDFAGEESGNITQWGATATNPSKKSTWGQEDYLESQLKSMHDKFVTQGYPVVIGEFGSIDKTSYDSTNNTYRAIFAKAVAKTAKKYKAVPVYWDNGYNGQHGFGLFNRYNNTVTQQGIINGIMQGMQ, via the coding sequence ATGCTTATGAAAATGAAGAAATTAGGCATTCATAGCTTAGCTCTCGTTTTGTTGGCTTCAGTGGTCTTCTCTGGATGGGGTTCTAAGGCATCAGCGGCAACACCAATTACTTCGGATTTCAGATCACTGCCGGCTTCGCAGATCGTTTATGAGATGGGTGCCGGATGGAACTTGGGGAATTCATTGGAGGCATCAGTCAATGGTACACCAAGCGAGACAGCATGGAATAATCCTACCGTTACTCCAGAGTTGATCAAAAAGGTAAAGGCAGCGGGATTTAATACGATCCGTATCCCAGTATCATATTTGAGCCATATTGGAAGCGCTCCCAACTATACGATCAATGCTACATGGTTGAACCGGGTAAAAACGGTTGTTGACTATGCCTACAATGAAGGGCTCTACGTGGTCATAAACATTCACGGGGATGGATTCAATTCCGTTCAAGGTGGATGGTTGCTTGTGAATGGTTCGAATCAAACACAGATCAAAGAAAAATATCAACGTGTATGGCAACAAATTGCCAATAAGTTCATTAATTATGATGAGCGCCTTGTGCTAGAATCCATGAATGAAACATTTGATGGGACTTACGGCAATCCTAATCCTGCCTACTATGCAAACCTTAACGCTTACAATCAGATCTTCGTGGATACCGTTCGGAAAACGGGAGGAAACAACAGCGCTAGATGGCTGCTGATCCCAGGTTGGAATACGAATATTGACTATACGGTAGGCAACTATGGTTTCGTTCTGCCAACAGATACGTTCCGATCTTCGACCATTCCGAGCTCCGAAAAAAGAATTATGATCTCGGCACACTATTATTCTCCTTGGGATTTCGCCGGTGAAGAATCTGGTAACATCACTCAATGGGGAGCAACGGCGACTAACCCATCCAAGAAGTCTACTTGGGGTCAAGAGGATTACTTGGAATCACAGTTGAAATCGATGCACGATAAATTTGTGACACAAGGCTATCCTGTTGTGATCGGCGAATTCGGCTCCATTGACAAAACGTCATATGATTCTACCAACAATACGTACCGTGCCATATTTGCCAAAGCTGTTGCGAAAACAGCCAAAAAGTATAAAGCGGTTCCTGTATACTGGGACAATGGTTACAACGGTCAGCATGGATTCGGCTTGTTTAACCGATACAACAATACGGTAACTCAGCAAGGAATTATTAATGGAATTATGCAAGGTATGCAATAA